One genomic segment of Syntrophorhabdus sp. includes these proteins:
- a CDS encoding adenosylcobinamide-GDP ribazoletransferase: MKRIPVAFQFLTIIPIRIGGRLSEKDISLSAVFFPLVGFVQGAVLAAISFFSLKAFSPAVTSILVLAAYLLINGAFHQDGLSDTVDALSVKSSGDTEQDRERRLAVMRDPTAGPIGVVTVVVNLLLKFVLLDEIFRAQGYSALNPVVLLTPAIAAWSMTLMMPGAKSARNDGLGKIFLGRLHARHACLASILLICLAGIGCLMSGYQGLEGAGRYLLFFFIASVAALCGSLVLKRLCSVRFAGLTGDNLGAIHEAAETVVLITATLCF, translated from the coding sequence ATGAAGAGGATACCCGTCGCCTTTCAGTTCCTGACCATCATCCCCATACGCATCGGGGGAAGACTGTCCGAAAAGGACATATCTCTGTCGGCCGTCTTCTTTCCCCTCGTCGGTTTTGTTCAGGGAGCGGTCCTCGCCGCCATCTCCTTCTTTTCCCTCAAGGCATTCTCCCCGGCGGTCACCTCCATCCTTGTCTTAGCGGCCTATCTCCTCATCAACGGGGCCTTCCACCAGGACGGTCTCTCGGACACAGTGGATGCCCTCTCCGTCAAGTCCTCGGGCGACACCGAACAGGACAGGGAAAGAAGACTCGCCGTCATGCGCGATCCCACGGCAGGTCCCATCGGCGTTGTCACCGTCGTCGTCAATCTTCTTCTCAAGTTCGTTCTCCTCGACGAGATCTTCAGGGCACAGGGATACTCTGCCCTGAATCCCGTCGTCCTCCTCACGCCCGCCATAGCCGCCTGGTCCATGACGCTGATGATGCCCGGCGCAAAAAGCGCCCGCAACGACGGACTCGGCAAGATCTTCCTCGGCAGGTTACATGCGAGGCACGCCTGCCTGGCAAGCATCCTCCTTATCTGCCTCGCCGGCATCGGCTGCCTCATGAGCGGCTATCAGGGATTGGAGGGTGCCGGGCGTTATCTCCTCTTCTTCTTTATCGCCTCCGTGGCCGCCCTCTGTGGAAGTCTGGTGCTGAAGCGTCTGTGTTCCGTCCGCTTCGCCGGCCTCACCGGTGACAACCTCGGCGCCATACATGAGGCAGCCGAAACGGTGGTATTGATAACGGCAACGCTATGCTTCTGA
- the cobD gene encoding cobalamin biosynthesis protein CobD yields the protein MLLTTDYQTFLIIIVSAMALDGLIGDPRILPHPVRLMGWAVETFEATVPRIGRGRHLERFAGILLVVLIVGLTFALSFVVQAGILQYTSGPVRLVGVLFLIYLAASTLALKELLKAGLSVIAAVKNEDMALARHRLSFIVGRDVRRLGRDGILRATIETLSENLSDGVIAPLFYLTLGGIPCALAYKAVNTLDSMVGHRNERYIHLGWASARLDDAANYLPARISALLIAIAAALVLHSPARARAALATVRRDGRKHSSPNSGYPEASIAGALRVRLGGLLTYGGITVQKPYIGVPGGADYLTASVRTVSIIRVASYIGFLCAIAAISLGVVL from the coding sequence ATGCTTCTGACGACCGACTACCAGACATTCCTCATCATCATCGTGTCGGCCATGGCCCTTGACGGCCTCATTGGGGACCCGCGGATCCTCCCGCACCCCGTTCGGCTCATGGGATGGGCTGTCGAAACCTTTGAAGCCACTGTCCCAAGGATAGGCAGAGGCAGACATCTCGAGCGCTTCGCCGGTATTCTCCTGGTCGTTCTCATTGTGGGCCTCACCTTCGCCCTGTCCTTCGTCGTACAGGCAGGGATATTACAGTATACATCGGGGCCCGTACGTCTTGTCGGTGTTCTGTTCCTCATATATCTCGCGGCATCGACGCTTGCCCTCAAGGAACTCCTGAAGGCCGGGCTATCGGTGATCGCGGCGGTGAAGAACGAGGATATGGCGCTCGCACGACATCGCCTCAGCTTCATCGTCGGCCGTGATGTCAGGAGACTCGGCAGGGACGGCATATTGAGGGCAACGATCGAAACCCTCTCGGAGAACCTCTCGGACGGCGTCATCGCGCCCCTTTTCTACCTCACCCTCGGGGGTATCCCGTGTGCCCTGGCATACAAGGCGGTCAATACCCTCGATTCCATGGTCGGACACAGGAACGAGCGATACATCCACCTGGGATGGGCATCGGCACGCCTCGACGACGCGGCAAACTACCTCCCCGCCAGGATCTCGGCCCTCCTCATCGCCATCGCCGCCGCGCTCGTCCTGCACTCGCCAGCCAGAGCGCGCGCCGCCCTCGCCACTGTCCGCCGCGACGGGCGCAAGCACTCGAGCCCCAACAGCGGCTACCCCGAGGCGTCCATAGCGGGTGCCCTGCGTGTAAGATTGGGAGGATTGCTGACGTACGGGGGGATCACGGTGCAGAAACCCTATATCGGCGTTCCCGGCGGAGCGGACTACCTGACGGCCTCCGTCAGGACGGTCAGTATTATTCGCGTCGCCTCTTATATCGGCTTCTTGTGCGCCATAGCCGCCATATCCCTCGGGGTGGTCCTGTGA
- a CDS encoding threonine-phosphate decarboxylase has translation MNRHGGNVHGWARAAGVGRGDVLDFSASINPLGTPREVLRAITAHFHDIEHYPDPDSMELRDKLSATFDLDPSGILCGNGCTELIYLLPRALSLTKVLITQPTFNEYERACATAPQSSAVFLYPLRARDDFDIDPIAVVHEATRVSAEAVFLCNPNNPTGRTVEKDTMKEAAALAADRKIYLIIDESFIEFTTAASVIGLTSDNPYLIVLRSMTKFYALPGLRLGWGVFPPTATRALNAIREPWSVNALAAAAGVAALNLTTRKERTHALLAREKKRLEGGFETLGIDYTASRTNYYLLQSPHSPRIVRGLKKQNILVRDCSNFTGLDESYMRVAVRMKRDNCILLERMASLLAAP, from the coding sequence GTGAATCGCCACGGAGGTAACGTTCATGGATGGGCACGGGCCGCCGGGGTCGGCCGGGGGGACGTCCTCGACTTCAGCGCTTCCATCAACCCTCTCGGCACCCCGCGGGAGGTCTTGCGGGCCATCACGGCCCACTTTCATGACATTGAACACTACCCGGACCCCGACTCGATGGAATTGAGAGATAAGCTCTCCGCAACCTTTGACCTCGATCCCTCCGGCATCCTCTGCGGGAACGGATGCACGGAACTCATCTACCTTCTGCCCAGAGCCCTGTCTCTCACGAAAGTGCTCATCACCCAACCCACTTTCAATGAATATGAACGGGCATGCGCCACGGCACCGCAAAGCTCGGCCGTCTTCCTCTACCCCTTGCGGGCACGGGACGATTTCGACATCGATCCCATCGCCGTTGTCCATGAGGCAACAAGGGTGAGCGCCGAGGCCGTCTTCCTCTGCAACCCCAACAATCCGACGGGCAGGACCGTTGAGAAGGACACCATGAAGGAGGCGGCTGCCCTGGCGGCAGATCGAAAGATCTATCTCATCATAGATGAATCGTTCATCGAGTTCACCACCGCCGCGTCAGTCATCGGCCTCACCTCGGACAATCCATACCTTATCGTCCTGAGATCAATGACGAAGTTCTATGCCCTGCCCGGCCTTCGCCTGGGTTGGGGCGTCTTCCCGCCGACAGCGACTCGGGCCCTCAACGCGATACGGGAACCCTGGAGCGTTAACGCCCTTGCCGCGGCCGCGGGCGTCGCGGCCCTCAATCTCACCACCCGAAAGGAGCGCACCCACGCACTGCTTGCAAGAGAAAAGAAACGCCTTGAAGGAGGCTTCGAGACGCTCGGCATCGACTACACAGCCTCCCGGACGAACTACTACCTGCTTCAGTCCCCTCACTCTCCTCGCATCGTAAGAGGCTTGAAGAAGCAGAACATCCTCGTGCGCGATTGCTCGAACTTCACGGGCCTCGACGAGAGCTACATGAGGGTAGCGGTGAGAATGAAGAGAGACAACTGCATCCTCCTCGAACGAATGGCGTCCCTCCTGGCGGCCCCATGA